CCTATTCTGGACGACTCAGGCCTTCCTTCCCACCATAAACACCATCTGGCCTCTGTGGGCCGAGCCACCCACCCcaggaggggacacctgggtccCATCTGCTGCCCGAGCTGTCAGTGCCCTGCCAATCCCTGTCGGGGCTCCTCCTCGGGgaggggagcacagagagggggTGAGTGCACCGAGCCGGgccccctctcccagcctcctcccatgTTGCAGGGTAGGGGCTTCTGATGAGCCCTTTTCTGAGCTCCCCACACCCCTCTGCCTTCTCATTCTTGGTCCTCAGGGTCTCGGGCCTGACTCCTCCCATTTTCCCTCCGGGTTTTCCTTATTCTGTCTCGCAGCCCAACAGATGCCCCAGAGCACAgccccctggggggtggggaggacggcAGCCAGGGGAGGGCCTGTGTCCACAGAGCCCCCCCATAATGCCCCCCACAGCCTGCCTGTACCCCCCCAGGCCTTGGCCCATCTCCCTTCCAGCGCCCCGAGGGCCCCTCAAACTTGTCTTTGCTTCAAGAGTCTCCGATCTGAGAATTCTTAGCTGCCCTGCACCTTCAGGGGCACCCAGTTTACCTCTTTTAATGCAGCTGTTTAAACAGTTATCGAGTTTTCTCGACATTACTAGTTTTCTAAGTGTTATTTTTacaggaggggaaactgaggcccagagtccCAGAGCTAATTAGCGACCGGGTCGGGAGTACAgtccaggtctcctgactccctgCGCCGTGCACGGTGGTGCCCTGAGCGGTCACCGAGTGGCCTGGATACAAACGGCCCGCCCCTCCGGTCCAGACCCGCCCGTTTCCCCGAATTAAACCCAGCGACCCTATCCCACACCCCAACCTTTGTTCTTGAGGGGACAGCCGAGGCCAGGGCTCAGGGACCTCATCCTTGACCCGTGGTGACCCAGGTGGCCCTGTGACGTGAGGCAGACGTTTCTCTGAGCGGACCCACACCGGCAGCTCCCTCCGACCCCCTTCCCGGCTTTCCGGAGGCACAGGGGCCCACGGGATCCTGCTTCCCAGCCTGGAATGGAACAGACCGGGGTGCTTTCCTCTGAGGGGTTCAGTCTTTTATTAAAGGACAGGAGCAGGGTGTGGCCAGGACCAAGGGGTGGAGGTCACTGCTGGACCGGTGTCGTGGGAGCACACGCTTGCCTGGACAAACACTCCTCTCCCAGGAGGCCAGCCTCAggtccccccccacctccaccctgtccCAAGCTGCCCCTGCTCTCCCCTCGCCGTCCTGCTGGGCTGCCCCCGGCGACTCGGATGACACCAGGcagggggggtggaggtgggacgGGAATAGCGTTTCCGGGGGGCGGCTGGCCCAGCTGGGTGGACAACAGGCCACAGACACATCCGATGTCTGACCTTCTCGCTTCTCCCTCCAACGGTCACCCACGTGCAATCCTGCCTCTTGAGTCAGTTCTACGGGGGATTCAGTCTCGGGCCACTGATGCCCtttccccccagcacccccccccccgccccccgccgcccccaggaCTCCTGACGGCTTCGTCTTCCCCGAGCGCCATCTCCGGCTTATCACTGCAGCGCTTCCACTGAGCGGTGAGTTCCCGGGCCCAGGGGTAAACGTGTCAGCCTGCATTTCAGGGTCCCTTTTCCCAGGCATGATAGCCCACCCTTTATATCCAGTCTCCTGCTTCGATCTTCAGTTTTTCCTCAGCTACTCCTCAGCTTCCCCTCAGGTTCCGCTCAGCTTCGCCTCAGCTCAGCTACTCCTCCTCATCTCAGCTACTCTTCAGCTTCCCCTCAGCTCAGCTACTCCTCAGCTTAGATACTCCTCCTCAGCTCAGCTACTCCTCAGCTTCCCCTCAGCTTAGCTACTCCTCCTCATCTCAACTACTCTTCAGCTTCCTCTCAGCTCAGCTACTCCTCAGCTTAGATACTCCTCCTCAGCTCAGCTACTCCTCAGGTTCCGCTCAGCTTCCCCTCAGCTCAGCTACTCCTCCTCATCTCAGCTACTCCTCAGCTTCCCTCAGCTCCTCAGCTCAGCTACTCCTCAGCTTCCTCTCAGCTCAGCTTCCCCTCAGCTCAGCTACTCCTCAGCTTAGATACTCCTCCTCAGCTCAGCTACTCCTCAGCTTCCCCTCAGCTTCTCCTCTGTAAGCTACTCCTCCTCATCTCAACTACTCTTCAGCTTCCTCTCAGCTCAGCTACTCCTCAGCTTAGATACTCCTCCTCAGCTCAGCTACTCCTCAGCTTCCCCTCAGGTTCCGCTCAGCTTCCCCTCAGCTTAGCTACTCCTCCTCAGCTCAGCTCCTCACCTCAGCTTCCCCTCAGCTCCCGCTCAGCTTCACCTCAGCTCAGCTACTCCTCCTCATCTCAGCTACTCTTCAGCTTCCTCTCAGCTCAGCTTCCCCCAGCTCCTCAGCTCAGCTACTCTTCAGCTATTCCTCAGCTTCTGCTCAGCTATTCCTTAGCTGCCCTCAGCTGCTCCTCAGCTACTCCTCAGCTCAGCTACTCCTCAGCTTCCCCTCAGCATTCCTTAGCTACCCTCAGCTACTCAGCTTCCCCTCAGCTCAGCTACTCCTCCTCATCTCAGCTACTCCTCAGCTTCTGCTCAGCTATTCCTCAGCTTCCCCTCAGCTGCTCTTCAGCTACTCCTCAGCTTCTCCCCAGCTTCCCTTCAGCTTCTCTTCAGCTATTCCTTAGCTACTCTCAGCTTTTGCTCAGCTACTCCTCAGCTCAGCTACTCCTCAGCTTCCCCTCAGGTTCCGCTCAGCTTCCCCTCAGCTCAGCTACTCCTCCTCAGCTCAGCTACTCCTCAGCTTCCCCTCAGCTTCTGCTCAGCTATTCCTCAGCTTCTCCTCAGCTTCCCTTCAGCTTCTCTTCAGCTATTCCTTAGCTACTCTCAGCTTTTGCTCAGCTACTCCTCAGCTCAGCTACTCCTCAGCTTCCCCTCAGCTTCTCCTCAGCTATTCCTTAGCTACCCTCAGGTACTCCTCAGCTGCTCCTTAGCTTCCCCTTCAGCTTCCCCTCAGATTCCCTTCAGCTTCTCTTCAGCTATTCCTTAGCTACTCTCAGCTTTTGCTCAGCTACTCCTCAGCTCAGCTACTCCTCAGCTTCCCCTCAGCTTCTCCTCAGCTATTCCTTAGCTACCCTCAGGTACTCCTCAGCTGCTCCTTAGCTTCCCCTTCAGCTTCCCCTCAGATTCCCTTCAGCTTCTCTTCAGCTATTCCTTAGCTACTCTCAGCTTTTGCTCAGCTACTCCTCAGCTCAGCTACTCCTCAGCTTTCCCTCGGCCCAGCTACTCCTCAGCTTCCCCTCAGCTTCTCCTCAGCTATTCCTTAGCTACCCTCAGGTACTCCTCAGCTGCTCCTCAGCTTCCCCTTCAGCTTCCCCTCAGCTACTCCTCAGTTTCTTCTCGGCTCCCCCTCAGCTTCCCCACAATTCCCCTCCAGCTCCCCCTCAACCACCCTTCAGCTCCTCCTCAGCTCAAATGCCCTACCTCCTGACGTGACTTCCAAGTCTatgtagagcagtggttctcaaagtgtggcccccATACCAGCAGCATCGGCATgacctgggaacttgctagaaatgcaagtGTTTGGTCTCTACCCCACACCTATCGAGGCCGAAACTCCGGGAGCGGGGCCCAGCCGCCTGCGTTTCCACAAGGTCTGCAGGCGACTCTGATGGACACGCCAGTTTGACAAGTGCTGGCTCACTCGTTCTCTGTCGTTCTCTGGGCCTTACTCAGCCCCCAGCTTTCCGATCACCGAACCCTCCCGCCCTCTGCTCCGAGAGACGGTCGGGTTCCGTTTGAGCCACACCTGGTGCGGTTGCCTCAGGGACACCGTGTCCCGAGGACGGGAACCAGGTCTCCGAACGCCCGCCCCGCCTGTGCCGGGTCAGTGCTCTGTACCCAACGCGCACCCGGTGAACCCCGCCAGTGGCGCCCGGGTCACCGTGCCCCGGGACAAACTCCGCTTTCCCACGGGCCCCTGTACCCTAGCTCGAGCGAACTCACTTTCTAGATCTCTCCTGGCCCTTCTTCCCCAGAGcgtccctcttcctctcctgccgCTGCAGTGCTATTTATGAGATCTCGTCCCGCTGTCAGAAAATAGCCGtccctgctcctccttccccgGGGCCCTGTCTCCCTGCACGTGGGGGCACGGTCACTCACACCTGGCCGAGCCACCCCCGCAGCCTTCCGTCCTCCTGCTCCGGTCAcagtggtgggggcggggcgggcaccCTCGGCCCGGCCCACCTCCGTCCGCCCGGCATTCTCTCCTCGGGGTCAGCTCGGGCCACCGTGTCCAGCGAGACAGGTGGGCCGCAGCACGGGGAGGCTGGccggggaggtgagtggggactAAAACCCAGCCCGCACTCCGCTCCCCAAGCCGTGCCCTCTGGTTCGGGACGGCATCGGTTCCGGAGGGAAAGGGCGCCTTTCCAGAATTCGCACAGAGATGCCCTAGGGCCGAGCAGCGGCCCCAGGCGGGCCCGCCACCTGCGTCTGTCCGTCTGCCTCCCCGCCGGCGTCCGTCCGTCTGCTCCCGTCTCCCCATCCAGCCCCGCATAGACCCATCCTTCTGCCCATCCGTCCACCCGTGAACAGACGTGAGGGCCGAACACAGACAGGCTGGCATGTTTCCCGTCCCCACCGTCCGTCCTCCCGAAACCAGGCCCCGCGCCGTCCGCTGGATTCCTGGCTTGCCATTCTGAGGGGGCTCTCCGGCCTCAGCGCGTCCCCTGGGGGGGCCTTGCCTGCCTCCTCCTCCGCCCGCGCCATCCAGCTCCCAGGTACCGGTGTCTGGCCCTGCCACAGGGGTCTGGAGGAAAACTGGTCACACCTTGGACTCGCTCTCCGGGGGCGGCAGGCAGCCGTTCTGCTCCTTGTCCTCGCCAGCCCCTCCGCCCGCGCCCTCcccggccccctcctcctccaccttctcatCCAGCCGGCTGGGGACGGACCAGTAAAGATGGGCGTCTAGGCGGGCGGCGGCCTCGGCCAGCTCCCGGGCGCTGCACGAGGGTGTGGGCACCTCGAAGGTCTGGTGGAAGCTGGCATAGTCCACCTCGTAGAAGCCGTCCTCCAGCGTGAGCACCGACGTGAACCGGTGGCCCCACAGCACCTCGTCCACCAGGTAGGAGCTCCGAGCTTGGCAGGTCATTCCTGCGGGGAGGGACGCGGGTCgtggccggggcgggggaggggcggggatcCCAGCCCCAGgcttccctctcctgcctctcatTCCATACCCGCCCAGCTCCCCCCTCTTCTGCATCTGCCCTCGCTCTCTGGACCCCCAGCCCacgctctcccctcctccctgtggGAGGTGCCCCATCAGAGAAGCTTAACCTTGACACTGACCTTGGGGACCATCTATCCAACTTCCCTCTGCACACAGGCCGTCCCACTGGAGCCCGACGACGGGGCATCGAGTGGGGCGCTCACCGCCTCACAAGCGTTGACGCCCCGAACAGGTTTGTTTCTAATAAGAGCTAAACTCTGCCGCTGGCCATTTCACACCCCTTCAAGTATCTGAAAACAGGAGCCTCGGGGCCCATCACGTCTTTTCTTCAGGCTGCACGTCCCTggctccctccatccttcctcatGCGacctggctccccacccccccccaacccgatTCTGCCGTCTTGATTGCAAACCTGAATGGCCGAGGGGACCCCTTTCGGCACTTTGAGCGTGATACGTGTCCGGCTGTGGCCCGCGCCACGCATGGAGAGGGCTCACCACCTCTCTCCCGGCCATGAGGCTGTCGCTAATAGGGCCCAAGACTACGTTACATAAGCGTTTTTGGAAGCTGGATCACACTGCTGCAACATTAAGCCTGTGGCCAACTGAAACCCCCGGGTTTTTTTCGCCCCAGCTCTTCAATGCGGTGCTTacataagtgatttttttaaagcctaaatgtagaattttatatttattccttttaaatgtcATCTCGTTGGGCTTTGGCTCATTTTACTTGGCTTTTCAAAAGCGTTTTCAATCCTGACTCTCTCACCCAAAATATTACCGTCctctccagctctgtctctctagaAACGTCCGACGAGCTCCCCTCCCGATCTCCTCCACGCCACCCTCCCCAGTCCTGCTCGCCCTGGGGCTGTGTCCCGTCTGCCCTGGAGGGTTGGCACACCCACCAGGGCAGGCAACCCTCCCCTAGGGtctctcccccagctcctgtccACCTCAGAACAAGGGGGAACGGGAGACGGAACGTTAGCTAGCCAGGGACCGGCTCTCCACATTGCAAGCACTGCCCTGAGACACCTTGGGGACACTGGCATTCTGACTCCTCTGGCGAAGGCTGGAGTAGGAAGtgtccagtgggggaggggaagaagaggcagaAGGGACCCTGGGGGGAGAGCggctgtgagggagggagggcgcaGCAGGGACCCCTCTCCTTAGGGCTGTTGCTCAGGGCCCGGCAGGCGAGTGACAAGTGGCTGGACAGAAAGGAACGGGACCggggtgaggaggggaaggggcaagggCTAGGGCAAgcatggcggggggcggggggggggcggtgaggaagCCATGGGGGGCACGGGGGGTGCGGAGGGGGATGCAATAGAGGCTTGGCAGGAAGGGCCAGGAAAGGGGTTTGAGGGCACCAGCCTGGGAAGCCGGCAGAGGCCGCCGCGCAGGCCATACCCCGCAGCCTTCTGTGGTTTTCGTATCCTCCTCCGGCTTCCAGATCTGAGGCCTGGAAGGACCTCATCTGCGCCCCTGCGCTGGCCTCTTCCTACCTGCTCCCAAACCCTTCACTATGTAGGCCTGAGTCGAAGGTCCGGACGTCACCCAGGCAGGGGGTGTTGACAACTCCTTCTGGAAAGGGGCTAGCAATGCTAAGATCATCTAGTTCCTTGGTCAGTGGAAGTCGAGAGTCCTCGGATGGCTGGGGAAGCTGAGGCAGAAGTGAGCCCAGCTGTCAGCCTGTTCCTAAGCTCCAGCCCAGGAACAGCTCAAGCCACGGAAGGCCCTCGCCACCAAGTTCAGGGGCCCGGACCCTCTCAGCGATGGAGAAAGCCCTGAAGGTACCCCTTCTTCCACCTTCCAACTCTGGACCACCAAACCCCGGAGCCGGGCTACCCCTGCCCTATCCGCTTATTACACCCGCGACTATGGACACCCGTCTCAACCTCTCCTCGCCGCGCAATGCCCCGTCTGAGAAATGGGCACGATAAGGAGAACGGGCCCTCCCGGGGTCGGGAGCGTCGCCGGGACCAGAGGACCTCGGGGCCGCGCGGGCCACGCAGCAAGTGTGAGCTCCGCGAccgtgcccccgcccccaccccgctgcCGGTGACCCCGACCTCGCGGCCCCCCTGGGGGGGGGTGTCGGCCCTCCGTCCGGCCCGCAcccgcacctccccccccccccccggtccctccccgcaccccccccgcgcccccccccgtccctccccgccccccccccccccccgcgcccgcgcACCGGTGGCCTCCACCATGCCCTCGAGGATGACGACGATCTCGAAGTCGTCCCTCTCCAGGGCGCGGCGCGACGCCTCCCAGAACGGGCTGGCGGCGTCGATCTCGTGGCTGATGACGAGCGGCGACACGAGGAAGAGGCGGTCGTCGCCCGTGTCGAAGCCCACGCTCAGGTCGGTCTGGTGCAGCGGGATGAACTCGCCCTCCAGCGTCTGGCGCGAGCGGATGAGCTTGGCGCGGATGGAGGCCTCGACGATGTGCGACGAGCGCAGGTCGCCCACGCGGAACATGAGGCACAGGCGCCCGTCGCGCAGCGACACCACGGCGTGCGACGAGAAGACGAGCGTGGCGGCGCGCTTGTTGGGCTGCGAGATCTTGACGAACATGCAGCCCACCATGAAGGCGTTCACCATGGAGCCCAGGATGgcctgcagcagcagcagcgcgATGCCCTCGGGGCACTGGTCGGTGATGACGCGGTGCCCGTAGCCGATGGTGGTCTCCGTCTCGATGGAGAACAGGAAGGCGGCCACGAAGCCGTTGAGGTTGTTGACGCACGGCGTCCACGCCGCGTCGCCCAGGTGCTCCAGGTCGCCGCGGCCGTAGGCCACCAGCCACCAGATGGCGCCGAAGAAGAGCCAGGTGAGCGCGTAGGCGAGCACGAAGAAGAGCAGGCTCAGGCGCCACTGCAGGTCGGCCAGCGTGGTGAACAGGTCGGTCAGGTAGCGGCCCGGCTCGCGCACGTTGCCCTGCTGCACGTTGCACCTGCCGTCCTTCTCCACGTAGCGCTGGCGGCCGCGGCGGCGCGGCGGCTCGGGGCCCGGGGAGCGGGGGGCGCCGGCCCGCGCCATGGCGGCGGCCGCAGGGGGCCTGCGGGACGGGAGCGCCGAGCCTCAGCCCCCGCCGGCCGGCTctagggggcgggggggggggtggagggggcgccccgcggcccccgccccgcccccagacccACCCCCGGACacagcccccgccccgcccccagactCAGacacagccccgcccccagcccggggcgccccgcggcccccgccccgcccccagactCAGacacagccccgcccccagccccagccccgcccccagcccggggcgccccgcggcccccgccccgcccccagactCAGactcagccccgcccccagcccggggcgccccgcggcccccgccccgcccccagactCAGacacagccccgcccccagcccggggcgccccgcggcccccgccccgcccccagactCAGacacagccccgcccccagccccagccccgcccccagcccggggcgccccgcggcccccgccccgcccccagactCAGactcagccccgcccccagcccggggCGCCCTGCGgcccccgccccgtccccagACCCACCCTCAGacacagccccacccccagcccgggacgccccgcggcccccgccccgcccccagacccagccccacccccaacccgggGCGCCCCGCGGCCCCCACCCTGGGGCGCGGTGGGGGGCTGCCTCACACCCCAAGCCGGtccactgcccttcccccccaccgGGCAAGGACCCCGGCCCCGAGGaccgtcccccctccccacctccgcTCCGCGCGCGCCCCAGACTGCGCGGGCCCcgtgccctccacccccaccgtCCCGTCCCAAGTTCACCGCCCTCTCTCCCAACCCCGCACGCAGCCCTCCTCCTTGGCCCTCGCGCCCCTCGCTCGCTCCGCCCCCTCCCACATCTGTCGTCTTCCCCCCCCATCTGTCgtctcccgcccccccccgctGCTGCCCGAGAAGACGTGGAAGGGGCGGAAGGTCAGGGCAGCATCTCCAGGGGGCAGGGGCTGAACGTTCCCACGTTAGGACGTTCCCACTGGCAGTCCTCCCGGAGGACTGAGCCCGCTCATCGCTGATGGGTGTCAGCCCCACGTCCCCCGGGTTCGTTCCACCGTGGGGATGGCCTGAAAAGGGGCAGCAGGGCTGCAGGGTATGAGATCAACACGGACCGCCGGGGTAGAGGAAGCACAAAGTTCACGAGGAGTTAGGCTTGTATACCCCTCTAGTCCCCGTCCCCCCTCGAGCCCTGTTCAGTCGGATCCAGTGCAGCACTAAGCACCCACATTTACCTCCCCGCTCCCTCCCGTTCTTTGGCGGCAGCCTCCCACTGGCTACCCTAAGCACAGCCCCCCCACCATATGGCCCAGAGCTCACATTCCAAGGGAAGCCCACCTGATTTCGCTTCAGATTCTTCCCCCCAGGAGCAATCTGGGCTGCAGTGTGCTGAGAGAGAGGTCCAgagcccctcccccggccccagaCCCCTGCAAGGAAAGCTTTAGAAGAAGGACGTGGTCCTGTTCAaccttcccttcttcctgggACTCGTTCTCTCCGCCCACTCCAGGGAAACCTGGGTtggctgggatgggggaggggcggctggACAGGAGGAAGGCGACAAGGATCACAGATGGCCTGGATGTTTGACCAAGGCCCCGGGGAGAGACTGCTCGGATATACAACTCCAATCCCGGCGCTCCAGAATTTAAGTTCTGGAATGAGGTGTTCggctggagtgtgtgtgtgtgtgtgtgtgtgtgtgtgtgtgtgtgtgtgtgtttggggcagagggcaggaggaaaaataaaaaaagacgcCTTGGAACTTAGGGACACCTCCCCCACATTGATTTTGCAAGAGGAGTCAGGGGACACAGGGTCCAGTGCAGATCAGggtctttccctccccccacaatgagcttccctttccctccttgcAGCCAGGGATGCCCGCTAGAAGTTCTCTCTAAGCACTGACTGGCTCAGAGACCCCAAGTCATGCAAAAAAGTACCTGGTTCCCACTTTTCCTAGCGTCAGCCCCAGGGAGGCTTCCAGATGTTCTCTCGGGGTCTTAGGTCATCTGAGCCCCCATCTGCCTGCTTAGGCAGATCTCTCTGCACAGGGGTGGGCAGGAACCCCAGGGTCGGATCACCCCCAGAATTCTCTTGCTTTCCACCGCCCCAGGGATCTAGGCTAGCCTTACTTCGTGTCCCCTCGCCTGTCTTCCTGAGCAGAGGCTGCATATTTCTCAGTGGGGAGGTAAAGGTGTGAAATAGACTTGATTTCTGCACCTTCCCTCCAGAGACTCCTGTTCCTCCAGCTTACTCCTTATTTCTTGTGCATGCTGTGACCCCTTTCCAGAAGACCCCAGTGCCACATTTTCCTGgatctccctttctccccctgcGGAGTGCTGGccagcagcggggggggggggggggttatttttTGGAAGGGGCTCTGGTGCAAGCTCCCTCAGGAACGAGCTGTTCCCAAGCCCCCGCTTGCCTTGGATTTAGGGGCCCAAACCCCAGTCCCCCGCAACTCAACTCACAGCGCGTGGAGAGGAGAGTAGCCGGCAGCAGAGACCCCTGGGGGGTAGCGTCCATGCCCCTGACACCACCCCTTCCCCGGCCCCCCTGGAGGGTGGGAGCCACAGGACACCGCTGTTCCTCCTAAACGTAGCGGCAGCTCCGACTAGGGCTGGCCGTCCGTGTCATCCActtcccaggctcccctgctcctctcctgtttccACAGCAACCAGTCTGGCGACAGCTCTAGagcatccccctcccctccccagtcctGGGTACCACTAGAGGCTGAGCCACACGCCATAGCTATTTTTAGCCCGAGTCCCTCCTCCTGGACAACTCAGAGCTCGCCTCCTCACcccctcaggaaaaaaaaaaaaaaagagagagagaagaggaaaaagctGGCACGCTCCCTGAGAAGCTTCTTGCTCTGCGAAAATACGGGCCCTGGCGTGTTTGGGAATAAGGCGTTTGATCTCCTGGGGATtcgagccccccacccccacccccgggagcTGGCATCTCATCACCTCCAGCAGGGGTCTCTGGGTGCAGGCATGACCCTCAGGCAGGCACCATCATGTCGCCCCCTTTCGGAGAGGCCATCCCGATCCAGGAGGAGATGGCTAGAGAGAAAAGAGGTCCACCCGAGGAAGGGAGGCGGGGTCAGGGGCTCTAATCTTTGTCACTGGTTTATGGCATGACCCAAGGAGTTGGTTCCTTCCTTGAACCACCAGCGATCCACTTTTCACAGGGTATGGACGCGGACAAACCTCCCCTTTGAACCTGCTTCCCGGGGTGTGCGGATCACACGAGGCAACCCAGATAGAAGGGctttaaagtgtattttgctACTAGCGAAAAGTCTGGAAACAACGCAAACGTCCAACGGAGAGAAAAGCCTAGGTGAGGGCTTAAAACTCTCCGTGCGACAAACTTCCGCAGAGCCCGGGTGTTGGGCAAAGTGCTAGGTGGGGGTGGTTAC
This genomic interval from Prionailurus viverrinus isolate Anna chromosome F1, UM_Priviv_1.0, whole genome shotgun sequence contains the following:
- the KCNJ9 gene encoding G protein-activated inward rectifier potassium channel 3 encodes the protein MARAGAPRSPGPEPPRRRGRQRYVEKDGRCNVQQGNVREPGRYLTDLFTTLADLQWRLSLLFFVLAYALTWLFFGAIWWLVAYGRGDLEHLGDAAWTPCVNNLNGFVAAFLFSIETETTIGYGHRVITDQCPEGIALLLLQAILGSMVNAFMVGCMFVKISQPNKRAATLVFSSHAVVSLRDGRLCLMFRVGDLRSSHIVEASIRAKLIRSRQTLEGEFIPLHQTDLSVGFDTGDDRLFLVSPLVISHEIDAASPFWEASRRALERDDFEIVVILEGMVEATGMTCQARSSYLVDEVLWGHRFTSVLTLEDGFYEVDYASFHQTFEVPTPSCSARELAEAAARLDAHLYWSVPSRLDEKVEEEGAGEGAGGGAGEDKEQNGCLPPPESESKV